The DNA window GAGGGAGACGGAATTGGGAAAGACGTAGTTCCCGCTGCGTTAAAAGTTTTGGATGCTGCTGCCGAGAAAATTGGAAAGGAAGTTGTGTGGTTTAAAGTTTACGCCGGAGAGGATGCCTACAAGCTTTACGGAACTTACCTTCCCGAAGATACGCTAAACGCGATAAGGGAATTTAGAGTCGCTCTAAAAGGTCCGCTAACAACTCCAGTTGGAGGAGGTTATAGAAGTTTGAACGTCACGATAAGGCAAACCCTCGACCTCTACGCAAATGTCAGGCCGGTGTTTTACATCAAAGGCGTTCCGAGCCCGCTGAAAAATCCGGAAGTCGTTGATCTCGTGATATTCAGAGAAAACACCGAAGACGTTTACGCCGGAATAGAGTGGCCTAAGGGAAGTGAGGAAGCGAAAAAAGTGATAAAGTTCTTGGCTGAAGAATTCGGAATTCGCATAAGAGAGGATTCGGGCATCGGCTTGAAGCCGATAAGCGAATTCGCCACGAAAAGGCTCGTTAGGTTAGCTATAAAATACGCGATAGAAAACAACAGGAGGAGCGTTACTCTCGTTCACAAGGGGAACATAATGAAGTACACCGAAGGAGCCTTCAGAGACTGGGGGTACGAGGTGGCTAAGGAGGAGTTCGGAGACAAAGTTATTACAGAGGAGGAGCTCTGGAACAACTACAACGGAGAGCTGCCGAAGGGAAAGATTCTGATAAATGATAGAATAGCCGACAACATGTTCCAGCAGATCCTTACGAGAACCGCAGAATACGACGTGCTTGCTATGCCAAACCTGAACGGCGACTACATGAGCGATGCAGCTGCAGCTTTAGTTGGAGGACTCGGAATCGCTCCGGGAAGCAACATAGGAGACGGAATGGGAGTCTTTGAACCAGTTCACGGCTCAGCTCCGAAATACGCTGGACAGAACAAAGCGAATCCAACAGCCGAAATTTTGAGCGGAGCTTTGATGTTCGAATACATAGGCTGGAAGAAAGCTTCCGAGCTTATTAAGAAAGCTCTCGAAATGACGATTTCACAAGGTATAGTCACCTACGACATCCATCGCCACGTCGGTGGAAAGCTTGTAGGAACGAGAGAGTTTGCAGAGGCTGTGGTTGAGAATTTGCAGTCCATCTAACCACAACTCTTAAAAACACATATGTTTTAAAGCTTTCCAGCAGCCCGGGTGGTGTAGCCAGGCCTAACATGCGGGCCTGTCGAGCCCGCGCCTCGGGTTCAAATCCCGACCCGGGCGTAAAGGAAAAAGTTAAACGCACGAAAGCGGAGAGCTCGGTATCAAACTTACAGCCCTTAAATACTTTTTTTGATAAAAAGGTATACGTGAAGCAAAAGGTCGACATGGAAAAATGGAGGAGAATAATCTTTATTGAGGTAAAGTCCATAAGGCTGATTGTGAGTAATAAGGAAAAAATAATAAAGGAGGAATTAAGCAAGATTAAATAAGATGAAATACAAGAGGGGGGTTGGCAGTTAGGGAGTTTTGCCATTTTTATTAGTTTATAAGGTCGGGGGAATCCAAAAATTGAGATTCTACTTCTTAAAATTCGATTTAACCGATAGGCTCGGGTGCCCGAAACTCCTCATCACCAACTATCGAGCATCGAGGGAATGGTTTGAAATCACTATTGGGCCTGAGGATGGGAGAATGAGTTAAGTGTGGAAGTCTGACCGATGGAGGATGAGAAGAAGAAAATTCTTGGAATAGAGCCAGAAGAGTATTTTACGGGTGAGGACTGGATAAGGGCTGGACGAAGGCGTTACATGCTTCTGAACATCATTTACTACCTTCAGCACTTTGCAGGAAAAGAGGATGGAGTTAGTATTAGCGAGATTTCAGAGTTTCTTGAAGTTCTTCAAACTGTTGACAGAGAAATCTACTCCAGCATCGTGAAACCCGGAATAGCTGTGGAATCGACTTTAAGTGAGCTTCTGAATAAAGGATTGATCATTGATAGGTCAGAAGGAAAATTTTCCATAAATGTGGAAAAGGTTAAGTCGGAAAAAGATTTGATTTACTGGGGAAGTGTGAAAAGAGTATTTGACAAGGTTAATGAAATAATGAGTTTTGGAGGTTATAGAAATGAATAAAGAAAGGTTAAAGCCGGTGTTAGAAGAGTTAAGAGAAAAATACGAGAAAGAATGGAGAAGTGTTGAAGATACTATTTTGAAACATCTTGATGAAGTTAAGGAAACCATCGAGCAGCATTTAAAAAACAATCAGGAAATTGATTTTGAAACAGCAAAGAAAATATATGAAAAAATTGAAACAATAGACAACTTAACCAAGCCTTTTCTTCTGTGGATATCTCCTTCAGAAGGAGGATTTGCAAGGGATAAACATGAGGACACAGAGAAAATAAGAACGAAAATATTGAACAATCAAATAATTAGAGATTTTCTAAATGAAGTTAAAAGCTTAGAGAGTTTAGGGGAGCTCCAAAGAATTAAAGATAGACTTGAAGAAATTAAAGGAACCGAAGAGATCAAAGGAATAAGCATATCTAATTTAAGCACGTGGATGAGTATCTTCAATCCGAAAATTTTCATGCCAACATGGGAAAACACAGTAAATAAGCATCTGAGGAATGATCTGGGTTTTAATCGATTCTGGGGTGGTGATTCGGATATTGAAAAATTTATTGAGTTTACCAAAACCGTTAGAGAGATTGCTGATGAGGTTGGAATAAATAGCATGTTGGAAGCTGCATTTTATCTAAGCAAGTATGAAAGAAGCAATGTTGAAAGTTTTTCAGATTTACTTAAATTACTTAAAGAACTAAAAGATTACTATCATAAAGAATGGAAAGAAGTAGAAAAGCCATTTATGGATAAAATTGAACAAATAAGGAAATTAATTCTGGAAAAAATTGAAGGCGGTGAAAGATTCAGTGAGGAAGATGTGAATGAAATCCTCAAACTAAGAAACGAAGTTCCTGAAAATTGTAAATTCTTATTAAGATATTTTGTTAGTGCAGGAGTACCTCCGAAAGAAGTGCTAATTAGACTACTCAACAATAAGAATTTCCAAAATCTGGTTAAATCGATAAGTCAAAGAAAAGAGGATGAAATAAGGAAGTTCTATAAATTAACCAAAGAAGAAGTAATGTATGTCGGTAACTCATCGTTGAGTACTTGGCTTGCAGTTTTGAATCCAGAATATTACATGCCTACTTGGGGATGGGAACATCAAAGTGGAACCCTGCCACTTGTATTATATAAGGATGTCAAAGAGCTTAGGAGTTTTGAGAAATGGTGGACACAAGAACCAGAGAAAATATTTGAGCTGTTTTCTCTTTTGAAGAAAGTTTCAAATGAAGCTGGGATTAATAACATGTTTGAAACGGCGTTCTATTTAAATAAGTATGAGAGCAGGAATATAAAAGAGAAAAATTACTGGATAGAGATAGGAGGCCCACCCTCAAAAGAATATATAGGTAAATACCTGTGGGCTCCGAAGGCACCGCAATGGAGATTACTGGAAAATGTTCAGAAAGACGACATTATTTATCATTATGTCACTTCCAAAGGGCCTGAGGAGTTTGGGGGAAAGTTTGTCGGAAAATCTAAAGCAAAGGAGAAAGCCAAGGAAATTGATAAAGATGAACTTGTCAGAATAATGAGGGAGATTGACGAAAATTGGGATAACTTCTTTGAAGGTTGGAGAAATTATGATACCTTCTACTTAGTCGAACTTTACGATTATAACGAATTCAAACAACCGATCTCGAAAGAAGAGGTTGGATTTAATCCCCCTCAGAAATATTTTGTCAGGGCCCCATCCGAAATTGTAAACAAAATTGAACAGCTGACGTCAACTCAAAAGAAGTCAGAAATCGATGAAAAAACAAAAAAGAAAATCGAAACCATTCTCACCTACAAAAAACAACTCATCCTTTACGGCCCTCCTGGCACGGGCAAAACATGGCTTGCAAGAAACTATGCAATAGAAGTTGGTCAAGAAAAATACAGGTTTAGAAGAAAAACCCTATTGGGTGTAGAATTTTTCTTTTGGGTTATAAACCCTGAGAGGTGGGATTATACACAGCTTGAAGAAGGCAAAGACGTTGAAATGGGGAAAGGAAGATTAAAGAGTGCGTTTGAAAAGATAAACAACGGAGACCTGGTGTTTATATATGTAGGTAAACAAATAGGAAAGATATACGGAATCGGGAAATATAAATACGATGATTCAAACGAAAAGCCCTACTTATCTGTTTTGAAGCTATTTGAAGGACCCAGTTTAAACGATTTAAGAGCAATTTTGAAGGACTCGATTCCAATTAAACAAAACCTAAGAGGAACTTTGTTTCCGTTGAAGCCTGAAGAAGGTCTAAAACTGCTTGAAGCATCAGGATTAAGTCTGAGTGATTTAAGCCTTGAGGCGGAAGAATACTCTGAAGAGGTAGAGGGTATAAGATTCGTTACTTTCCACCCCTCTTATTCCTACGAGGAGTTCGTTGAAGGATTAAGGCCAAAAGCGGATGAAGAAGGGGATATTAGGTACGAGATAGAAGATGGAATTTTCAAAACTGTTTGCAAAGACGCCTTCAATGCCCTTATGAACCATGCCGGCATCGATAAGGTGTGGGAAGATGAATTACCCGAATTAAGCTATGAAGAAAAACAGATTGTTTTAGGTTCTCTGGAAGATGCTCCAAAATTCTTCCTCGTGATAGATGAGATAAACAGGGGCGACATTTCCAGAATTTTCGGGGAGCTCATAACTCTTATAGAAGAAGACAAAAGGCTCTTTGCCGAGAACGAGCTGACAGTTACTCTGCCATACTCCAAGGAAAAATTCGGAGTCCCGCCCAACCTCTACATTATAGGCACTATGAACACAGCAGACAGAAGCATAGCCCTGATTGACGTAGCCCTGCGCAGGAGGTTTGGTTTTATCGAACTCATGCCGGACTACGAAATTCTCGAAGATAAGCTCTTGTCAAGGGATGATGAAGCGAGAGATATTAAAGAACTCGCAATCGATGTTTTGAGAAAACTGAACGAAAGAATCAGAAAGAATTACGACAGAGACCATCAAATAGGGCACAGCTACCTTTTAAAGCTTGAAAAAGCCGATACCAAAGATAAAGCAGTTGAAACTCTGCAATTCATCTGGTATCACGAGATACTCCCGCTGCTGCAGGAGTACTTCTACGACAGTCCGGAGAAGCTTAAGAGAGTCCTCAACGAAGCATTCGTTAGGGTTGAAGAGAATAGCTTCGACTTTGAGTACCTTGAAGGTGAAAGATTTGTTGAAGAGCTGAGAAAAGTTGCCGAACAGGAGCAGCAATGAAAACCTATTCAACCTTTGAGTATTCGGAAGTGGAGTACAGAATAACTGACGATGGAGAGGAAAGAGTAGAGAATAATGTACTCTACCTCAAAGAGAAATCTGTTGAATATCTGGAGAAACTGAACGTAGCTCAGGTTCTGAGAAACAAAATAAAATTCCAGAACTACGCTGGAGTCATTTCTTTCGAAGATATCAGGCTGGAAATTCTCCCAAAATTTCTCAGGACGGATAAGAAGCTGGTAAAACCAGAAGAAATTGATGAAAAGAGAGAGAAAATCTTGCAAAATCTCGTTAGAATGCTTGAATATTCGGGATGGGAAGGAATTAAGGAAACCGACCTCACACAAATCGGGACGGAGAAGGATTTCTTTGAAATCTACGTTTTCCTCTTTGCAAAAAACCTTGCAGAGCTTCTCAAGGTAAACAGGGATGCATCTTACGTCCGAACTTACGACGAACTCAGATTCGTAAGGGGGAAGATAGAATTCAGGAAGTACTGGAATCCAGCAAGACTTCATATAATTCCATGCAGCTACTATGAGAGGAACATGAACACACCAATCAACCGCACCCTGAAATTCGTCTCGTATCTTCTTTTAAAGAAAGTTGAAAGCTCTGAAACGAGAAGGTTGCTTAAAAGCGTGATATCTGTATTAGACTCAGTCACTTTGTCCCCAGTAACTCTGGCAGAGGTCGAGAAAATCACCTTCAACAGGCTTAATTCACGCTTCATTCCGTTCATAGACTTTTGCAGAGCTTTTTTGAGAGACTCAGTTTTCTCGCTTCAGGGCTCGGATGTAGAGTTCTTCTCATTCCTAATACCGATGGAGACATTGTTCGAAAGATTCGTGGCGAAAGCCGTAAAAGAGTTATATAAGGGCACAGAATGGAAACCACATATCCAAGAAACATTTGGTTATCTAGTACCCAAAGAGAAACTTTTCCAGCTACAGCCGGATATAGTTCTCGAAAATGGGGGAGAAAGGGTGATAGTAGATACAAAATACAAGATCCTGGACCCAGAGGACAGAAAGCTCGGTGTTTCTCAGCAGGACCTTTACCAGATGTACGCATACTGCAAAGAGCTTGGATCCAGTAAATGTGTACTTATATACCCCGAAAGTCTGAATGGCAAGATAGATGGAGAATTTAAACTTGGAAGCAAGGAAAAGATCGATTTGAAGGTAAAAACAATATCTCTCGAAAACCCATTTGATAACGGCAAACTTTCGGAGAATTTTAAGGAAAGTTTGAGGAACGCTATAGGATTACTCTAATCTTACATCTGACTTAGTTAAACAAAAAACTTAAGTATAACAAATCTAATCAACTATTAATGTCCCAAAAGGCTTACATAACCCTCCTCGGCCGCTCTGGCTGGGCGCTTATTTTAAAGGTTTAACTGTCATTGTGGTTTGCAGAGGTCTGAGAGGTCTCTCTGGGGAAAAAGAGTTAAAAGGAGTCTAATCTTCTACGATAAAGCTGAATTTGCTTATAACGTCTCAAACAAATAGGAAGTGGGTTTATCCTTCGTTATTTTAGCAATTCCGTAAGAAATTTTAATAGCTAAATTATAATCGGATTTCTCGCAAACGAGCTGAAATGATAAAGTATTTCAAAAAGTCAACGAAACTGCTTTAAATAATCAAACTAATAAAAGATCGTGAACGAACCCGTGGAAATCGTCGACCTTCTAAAGAGAATTCTCGACGTTTTGGAGAGGATAGAGAAGAAAATCAGCAACAACGGTGAGGAGGAAAAAATCAAATTCGACCCATTCACACTTCTCGAACTTCCGGACAATTTAAGATCTACCGCTATGGCGCTGATAAAGCTTGGCAGAGGGACAGCCTCTGACGTGGCGAAGATAACGGGAAGAGGAAGAGCCATAGAAAGTCATTATCTAAACACCCTCGTTAAGATGGGTTACGCGAAAAAGAGGAGAGAGGGAAGGAGAGTTATCTATGAGATCCGAGGTTAACGGTGCGCTCCTTACCTTCTCCTACGGTTCCTTTTTGCTAACCTACCCAAACTTTGGTCCTATTTCGATTAAGATTGTAGAAGCGTTGAATGCAAATCCCTACGAGTTTTTTTCCTGTTTTTACCTTTCTCACGTACTTGGGATAGCTTTTTCATCGATTTTTCTCGATAGAGTTGAAAAGCGAATAAGGTTACTCAAAGTAACAATTCCAGTTTTAATTTCATCGGCATTTCTGACAATTTTCAACCACTTGGCAATTTTTGCAATCGGTTTTACAATGGGTGTATTTATTGTAATCCTCGGCAGTTACTTCGCCCGCTTCATAAAACCTTGGAGAAGAGGTAAAACTTTTGCTTTTGGCGCTTTCATGTCCAACGTTTACCTTTTCCTTTTAACCAAGCTAACGTTCCTCAACCTCCCAGTTCTCGTTCTCTTGTCCATCCTTCCGTTGCTGCTCGTATTCACTATACCCAACGAGAACTTCGAGCTAAGATCCTCCAAAATAAATGGAAAATTCGTTTATTTCTCTTTGCCGGTTTTCGTTTTCTACTTCGTTGGAGGAGTGATGTACGGAATTATGGAAAAAGCCTTCAGAGAGGCTGGAATATCAACGCACGTACTCTTTTACGCTACGTTAGTAATTCTCGCGGGAATCGTGTACGACAAAGTTGATAGGAAAATTGTTGCAATCGCTGGACTAATCGCTTTATCCGCCTCGCTCCTTCTCTTTCCCTCTTCGCTCGTTTACTCTGCTCACCTTATCCAGTCTTCATACGCTTTCGTGGACGTCTTTGCAATGATGATCTGGGCGGATATAAGCAGGGTTGGCAGCGAAGCGAAACAGTACGGAATTGGAATGCTTTCGATAACACTTCCGATATACTTGGGATTTCTCCTTTCCGAATCGTTTTCGTTCCAGCTGAGTACGACGATAATGATCGTCCTCCTCGTTCTTTCAGCCTTCTTACTCGGCTCCGTGGAGGAGCCGGCAACAACTCCTGAAGAATACCTGAGGTGGTTGGCAAGGAGGTAATTTAAATGATAATCGGCTTGCACTCGTTTAAAGGTGGAAGCGGAAAAACGTTCGTTGCAACAAATTTGGGATACAAGCTGTCTGAAAAGGGAAGAAAGGTTTGCGTCATCGAACTCGACATGAAAGCTCCGAGCTTGCATTCTTTTTTCGAAACGGAAAAGTTCGTAAATGAGCTGCTGACGAAAAAAGCGTCAGCGAGAGATTACCTTAACGAAGTGAAGGAAAATCTCAGCGTGATCGTTGCTTCTCCTTCCCTTCAGGAGATCAAAAGGGATTTGATGAGGAGTGATGTTGAAAGCTTGAAAATTCTGAAAAGATTGCAGGAAGTTCTGGCTGAGCTGAAATCCATGAACTTTGATTTTATTATACTCGATAACCCTCCCGGGTTAAGCTACATGAGCGTGAACTCGATGCTCGTAAGCGATATTATATTTTTCGTTTCACGAGCCGAAAAGGATGATTTGGCGGGATTGAACATTCTTTACGAGGTCTCGAAAAACGTTGAAAAGCAGAAGTATGTAATTTTGAACAGAATCACGGAAAGAACAAAAAATATCAGGTTGAGCTATCCGGTTGCTGCAAAAATACCTTGCAGCTGCGAAATCACTGACGAGCCGTTTTTCGTTGAAACCTTTAAAGAGCATGAGGTTTCGAGGGCTTTCGACGAATTAGCTGAAAAAATTCTTGGATTGCGGTAAATTCCAGCACTTGTTTTCCAATTTCTGTTTTTTGATTTTACTTCTGTCAAGCTGAACTGCTCAGCTATTTTATGTTTAATTGTTGAATAACAAAACATTTATATTTGATAGTTGCATCAACTTCTCTTTGAAAGAAAGAGGTGCTTCGATGAGCTCGTCGCAAAGAGTTCCGAGCAGAGATGGTTTTGATTTCTTTTTCGGAGTTAGCAAGCTCAATGGAGTTGAGTCACGTATTGGGCAGAGGGGTGGTAAAATTGAGGGCTGTTAGGTTTCTGTTTGCGGTTTTACTGCTGGAGATGGTAAGCGGAACAAAGGTAAAAACAAAGGTAAAAATGAGAGAGTAACCAAATCCAAAATTTTGCAGGCAGAATGGCGAAAAGCTTTAGGAATTACAGCTTCACCCTCCTCCTAACGAGCTGATTTCTCTCCGAAATTTTTTCGAGAAACTTCTCGAAGCTGTCGAAGTCTGCAACTTTTTCTTTTAAAAATACCCCAGTTCTACCTATCTCTCTCCTCCTCTCCAGAACCCTAATTCTTTCTTCAACTATGTCCACGCCAACTCCGAGAATCTTTGCAACTTCACTTTTATCGAGTTCGTTAATCGGAATTTCCACGTGCCCAAAGCTCTCGGGAATTATCAGCACGAGCCTCTTATCAACTCCGCAAACCCTCTTGTCATTTCTTAATTCGTCGAGTGTTATTGCACCTCCAAATTTGTAGAAATCCAGCTCTCTGTCCTTCATCTTCGCAAGGGGAAAGCTGACGTTGGCATTAGCCAGTACGAACTCCCCTTTAACGACGTGATTTGGCGTGGCTTGAATTATCCTCTTCTCCAAAATTTCGAAATCCGAAAGAGCGAGTTCTATCTTGAAGGAGGGGATTTGAAGGGGGATGAAAATGTCGACGTCGCTGCTTTCCTTAACGTCACCCCTCGCTACGCTTCCGTACAAAATCGAAGGAATTCCGAAATCCTCGAGAGTTTCCATTAACTCCTTCGCAATTTTTCTCTTCTCTTTTAAAAGATTCCAGTGATTTTCGTCGTATTTTACAACCCTCCTTTCCCCGTAAGTTGCGACTTTCATTCTACCGTTTCGTCTATCCAGTCCAAGTACTTCCTGTCCCCCTCCTCTACGTTCAAAGCGCATATGCATGGAGTTGTGTAGCTGTGGATTTTCTTTATCTCCTCCCTAACCTCAGAGAACTTTTCAGCTTTCGTCTTTACTATCATCGCATACTCCTCATCTCGCTGAATTTCCCCTTCCCACCAGTACATCGACTCTATCTTCCAGAAATTAACGCAAGCGGCAAGCTTCTTTTCGAGGAGGTGCTTTGCTATTTTTTCAGCTTCCTCCTTGGAAGAGGCTGTTACGTAGATAAAGTAGTACATGAAATTCGTTAAACTAAACAGATATAAATTTTTACCTCAAGAATAGAAGTCTTCCAGTTTCTTTCTGGCTCTTCGGAGCGCATCTTTTCCAACAAGCTTTTCAGCATACTCATCTGCAGCTTTCTCAATTTCGTTCTCGGGAATGTGGAGGAAAGTTAAAAACTTAACAGCCTTAAGCGAAAACAGTTTGTTTTGCATGGCATGGAATTTTTCGTGGTATATAACAGCCGAAAGCTCGTCCTCTTCAAGTAACTCGAGCAAACCCTCGCTTACAAAAACATCTCTTCCTACCGTGAATGCTTTGGGAAGAAGAGTGTTCAGCACGTAAATTCTTTTTAAATCGTGTTTTTTCGCAAGCTCGTCATCAGTTCTAAAGCCGTACATCTTTCCCAAGTACAGCTTGTAAGCTTTTGGAAAGCTGAAAAGGAGAATTCCGAACGTCAAAGCGTAGAGAGCGTAGTACTTCATAAACCAAAACATGTCGCAGGACATTGAGAAGTAAACTACCGGAAGATTGACCGCTACAAAAGCGTTTGCGAATACGTAAAACTTCACTTTGAGAATCGAATCCCTCGAAAGCAAGTATCCTAAAGTAGCAACAGCGACACCTAAGCTGAAAACAAAAAAAGCTTTACCGAAGTTAGAGTTTGCAAGGCAGTAAAACGCGCAGGCTATTGAATTCACTTCTTTTCCACCTTCCTGTGGAAGTAGTCCACAACAACATCTCCAAACTTATCGATTAACTTGTCGAGAATGCTTTGAACGAAATTAACCTCCACATCCTTCTTGCTTACAGCCGGATAAAACACGAACTTTCTTCTCCCTTCAACGCTCTTCTTCTCCTTCTTCACGAATCCGTTTTTCTCAAGCCTGTCGAGAGTGGCGGCAACACTCGACATCGACGCGTTTACACCTTTAGCGATCTCCGAAAGAGTAGCTTCCTTTTTCTCCCACAGAAACTCCATTATTTTTTCTTCGAGGGGAGAGAATATCCTCAGCTCTTCGCCTAATTCGATTCTCTCTTTTTTGACCATTAAGCTAAATTTTATTCATCAGGTATAAAAGTGTTTTCAAACTACTTCAGCCTCTTCAAATACCTCCATTCCCCTTTCAGAAATCGTGTACGGGCGAGGTTTTCTCGAGTGGTTCATCCTCCGCATCTTTAAAACCTCCGCAATCAGTATTACCTCCTCGAACTCTCCTCCCCTCGCCATTCTAAGCACAATCAACCCATCAGAAACGTATTCGAGAATCCCGTATTTCGAATGAAGCGGATTGTCCTTATCGCTCTCGCTCGTTATGATGGCTGTTGCACCGCTCTCCTTCACGATTCTCTTAAAAGTCGATAGAGCTTTGTACCTCTCTCTTTCTGAGTAAAGCGTTTCGAGAACGCTTATGTTGTCTATTACAACTCTTTCCACACCGAAATCTGTGAAAATTGTTTTCATCTCGTTTTCGATTTTTTCGAAGCTATCTCTCACAACCTCCGCTTCAAGTCTCAGAATTCTCACGTTGCTTTCAAGGTTCATGCCGAAACTTTTTGCCGTTTCGATAATGCTCTCCTCGTCCTCCTCGAAGCTTATAAAAATGCACCTCTCCCCCCTTCTAACACCTTCGCTGATGAAGTGAAGAGAGAGCGTTGTTTTCCCGGTCCCGTAACCTCCGATTACTCCAACTACGTACCCCTTTGGAATTCCGCCACCGAGCATTTTATCCAGTCCCGGAATTCCGGTTGAAAGTAACATTATATCACCCTGTGAACCCTCGAAATTATGGTGCCGACGAAGGGATCGAGCTTAACTTCAAACCTCGATACTCCGGAACGCTCAATGAACGGCATCAGCCCGGAGAACTTCCTTATGTACATCCACCTCCTCATCTCTCCTCTCTCGTAGCTGAGTTCGAAATCTATTACCACCTCAAACTGATCGAGTAACTCGTTTTCCCTTTCATCGGGCAATTTGGAGTAGTGGAAAGCTGCAATGGACTCTTTTCTCTTACAAACTTTTTTCAATCCCTTTATGAAGTCTATAAGATCTTTCCACTTTATTTCATGCCCCACAAGTCTCACGAGATCCGTCAGGGAGTCGAAGAAAA is part of the Ferroglobus placidus DSM 10642 genome and encodes:
- the icd gene encoding isocitrate dehydrogenase (NADP(+)); its protein translation is MKYEKVKPPEEGERIEYKDGKLIVPDNPIIPYFEGDGIGKDVVPAALKVLDAAAEKIGKEVVWFKVYAGEDAYKLYGTYLPEDTLNAIREFRVALKGPLTTPVGGGYRSLNVTIRQTLDLYANVRPVFYIKGVPSPLKNPEVVDLVIFRENTEDVYAGIEWPKGSEEAKKVIKFLAEEFGIRIREDSGIGLKPISEFATKRLVRLAIKYAIENNRRSVTLVHKGNIMKYTEGAFRDWGYEVAKEEFGDKVITEEELWNNYNGELPKGKILINDRIADNMFQQILTRTAEYDVLAMPNLNGDYMSDAAAALVGGLGIAPGSNIGDGMGVFEPVHGSAPKYAGQNKANPTAEILSGALMFEYIGWKKASELIKKALEMTISQGIVTYDIHRHVGGKLVGTREFAEAVVENLQSI
- a CDS encoding AAA family ATPase, whose product is MEVIEMNKERLKPVLEELREKYEKEWRSVEDTILKHLDEVKETIEQHLKNNQEIDFETAKKIYEKIETIDNLTKPFLLWISPSEGGFARDKHEDTEKIRTKILNNQIIRDFLNEVKSLESLGELQRIKDRLEEIKGTEEIKGISISNLSTWMSIFNPKIFMPTWENTVNKHLRNDLGFNRFWGGDSDIEKFIEFTKTVREIADEVGINSMLEAAFYLSKYERSNVESFSDLLKLLKELKDYYHKEWKEVEKPFMDKIEQIRKLILEKIEGGERFSEEDVNEILKLRNEVPENCKFLLRYFVSAGVPPKEVLIRLLNNKNFQNLVKSISQRKEDEIRKFYKLTKEEVMYVGNSSLSTWLAVLNPEYYMPTWGWEHQSGTLPLVLYKDVKELRSFEKWWTQEPEKIFELFSLLKKVSNEAGINNMFETAFYLNKYESRNIKEKNYWIEIGGPPSKEYIGKYLWAPKAPQWRLLENVQKDDIIYHYVTSKGPEEFGGKFVGKSKAKEKAKEIDKDELVRIMREIDENWDNFFEGWRNYDTFYLVELYDYNEFKQPISKEEVGFNPPQKYFVRAPSEIVNKIEQLTSTQKKSEIDEKTKKKIETILTYKKQLILYGPPGTGKTWLARNYAIEVGQEKYRFRRKTLLGVEFFFWVINPERWDYTQLEEGKDVEMGKGRLKSAFEKINNGDLVFIYVGKQIGKIYGIGKYKYDDSNEKPYLSVLKLFEGPSLNDLRAILKDSIPIKQNLRGTLFPLKPEEGLKLLEASGLSLSDLSLEAEEYSEEVEGIRFVTFHPSYSYEEFVEGLRPKADEEGDIRYEIEDGIFKTVCKDAFNALMNHAGIDKVWEDELPELSYEEKQIVLGSLEDAPKFFLVIDEINRGDISRIFGELITLIEEDKRLFAENELTVTLPYSKEKFGVPPNLYIIGTMNTADRSIALIDVALRRRFGFIELMPDYEILEDKLLSRDDEARDIKELAIDVLRKLNERIRKNYDRDHQIGHSYLLKLEKADTKDKAVETLQFIWYHEILPLLQEYFYDSPEKLKRVLNEAFVRVEENSFDFEYLEGERFVEELRKVAEQEQQ
- a CDS encoding McrC family protein, which produces MKTYSTFEYSEVEYRITDDGEERVENNVLYLKEKSVEYLEKLNVAQVLRNKIKFQNYAGVISFEDIRLEILPKFLRTDKKLVKPEEIDEKREKILQNLVRMLEYSGWEGIKETDLTQIGTEKDFFEIYVFLFAKNLAELLKVNRDASYVRTYDELRFVRGKIEFRKYWNPARLHIIPCSYYERNMNTPINRTLKFVSYLLLKKVESSETRRLLKSVISVLDSVTLSPVTLAEVEKITFNRLNSRFIPFIDFCRAFLRDSVFSLQGSDVEFFSFLIPMETLFERFVAKAVKELYKGTEWKPHIQETFGYLVPKEKLFQLQPDIVLENGGERVIVDTKYKILDPEDRKLGVSQQDLYQMYAYCKELGSSKCVLIYPESLNGKIDGEFKLGSKEKIDLKVKTISLENPFDNGKLSENFKESLRNAIGLL
- a CDS encoding helix-turn-helix domain-containing protein, whose product is MNEPVEIVDLLKRILDVLERIEKKISNNGEEEKIKFDPFTLLELPDNLRSTAMALIKLGRGTASDVAKITGRGRAIESHYLNTLVKMGYAKKRREGRRVIYEIRG
- a CDS encoding MinD/ParA family ATP-binding protein, with product MIIGLHSFKGGSGKTFVATNLGYKLSEKGRKVCVIELDMKAPSLHSFFETEKFVNELLTKKASARDYLNEVKENLSVIVASPSLQEIKRDLMRSDVESLKILKRLQEVLAELKSMNFDFIILDNPPGLSYMSVNSMLVSDIIFFVSRAEKDDLAGLNILYEVSKNVEKQKYVILNRITERTKNIRLSYPVAAKIPCSCEITDEPFFVETFKEHEVSRAFDELAEKILGLR
- a CDS encoding nucleotidyltransferase domain-containing protein gives rise to the protein MKVATYGERRVVKYDENHWNLLKEKRKIAKELMETLEDFGIPSILYGSVARGDVKESSDVDIFIPLQIPSFKIELALSDFEILEKRIIQATPNHVVKGEFVLANANVSFPLAKMKDRELDFYKFGGAITLDELRNDKRVCGVDKRLVLIIPESFGHVEIPINELDKSEVAKILGVGVDIVEERIRVLERRREIGRTGVFLKEKVADFDSFEKFLEKISERNQLVRRRVKL
- the cutA gene encoding divalent-cation tolerance protein CutA; protein product: MYYFIYVTASSKEEAEKIAKHLLEKKLAACVNFWKIESMYWWEGEIQRDEEYAMIVKTKAEKFSEVREEIKKIHSYTTPCICALNVEEGDRKYLDWIDETVE
- a CDS encoding M48 family metalloprotease, translating into MNSIACAFYCLANSNFGKAFFVFSLGVAVATLGYLLSRDSILKVKFYVFANAFVAVNLPVVYFSMSCDMFWFMKYYALYALTFGILLFSFPKAYKLYLGKMYGFRTDDELAKKHDLKRIYVLNTLLPKAFTVGRDVFVSEGLLELLEEDELSAVIYHEKFHAMQNKLFSLKAVKFLTFLHIPENEIEKAADEYAEKLVGKDALRRARKKLEDFYS
- a CDS encoding BlaI/MecI/CopY family transcriptional regulator — its product is MVKKERIELGEELRIFSPLEEKIMEFLWEKKEATLSEIAKGVNASMSSVAATLDRLEKNGFVKKEKKSVEGRRKFVFYPAVSKKDVEVNFVQSILDKLIDKFGDVVVDYFHRKVEKK